A genomic stretch from Budorcas taxicolor isolate Tak-1 chromosome 15, Takin1.1, whole genome shotgun sequence includes:
- the LOC128060126 gene encoding LOW QUALITY PROTEIN: olfactory receptor 5M8-like (The sequence of the model RefSeq protein was modified relative to this genomic sequence to represent the inferred CDS: inserted 2 bases in 2 codons; deleted 1 base in 1 codon), with protein MTTLSISHGGNYEKNFTLVTEFIFLGLSGTQELQILFFVLFFTIYMVTVAGNLGIIVLIRVNACLHTPMYFFLSHLPFVDLCFSSNVTPKMLGIFLSERKTISYTACMFQCCFFIALVHVGISILDVMAFNQYMAICNPLLSGSRMSKSVCMSLITVPYVYGALTGLMETTWTYNLAFCDSNEINHFYCAGPPLIKLACSNTYNKELSMFVVAGFNFTCSLYIILISYIYIFPATLRIRFTEGRSKXFSTCGSHLRAVTLCYTTLFFMYLRSPSEDSVQQGKXVAVFYTTVILMLNPVIYSLRNKDVKEALIKELFRRKLLSINR; from the exons atgacgaccct gTCAATATCTCATGGAGGAAATTATGAGAAGAACTTCACATTAGTGACTGAGTTCATTTTCCTTGGACTATCTGGTACCCAGGAATTGCAGATTCTCTTCTTTGTGCTGTTTTTCACCATTTATATGGTCACAGTGGCAGGAAATCTTGGCATAATTGTCCTCATCAGGGTCAATGCCTGCCTCCACACCCCTATGTAC TTTTTCCTGAGCCACTTACCCTTCGTGGATCTGTGTTTCTCTTCCAATGTGACTCCAAAGATGTTGGGAATTTTCCTATCAGAGCGGAAAACCATTTCTTATACAGCTTGCATGTTTCAGTGTTGCTTTTTTATTGCCTTAGTCCATGTAGGGATCTCAATCCTAGATGTCATGGCCTTTAATCAGTACATGGCCATTTGCAACCCCCTGCTTTCTGGCAGCAGGATGTCTAAGAGTGTGTGCATGTCCCTCATCACAGTGCCTTATGTATATGGAGCGCTCACTGGCCTTATGGAAACCACGTGGACCTACAACCTAGCCTTCTGTGATAGCAATGAAATTAATCACTTCTACTGTGCTGGCCCACCGCTGATTAAGCTGGCTTGTTCCAACACCTATAATAAAGAGTTGTCCATGTTTGTTGTGGCTGGTTTTAACTTCACTTGTTCTCTCTACATCATCCTCATTTCTTACATCTACATTTTTCCTGCCACATTGAGAATTCGTTTCACAGAAGGCAGGAGCA GCTTCTCTACCTGTGGCTCCCATCTGAGAGCTGTCACCCTCTGCTACACAACTCTTTTCTTCATGTATCTTAGATCCCCTTCAGAAGACTCTGTGCAACAGGGGA TGGTGGCTGTGTTTTATACCACAGTGATCCTCATGTTAAACCCTGTGATCTACAGTCTGAGGAACAAGGATGTGAAAGAAGCTTTGATCAAAGAATTGTTCAGGAGGAAACTGCTTTCTATTAATAGATAA